Proteins encoded within one genomic window of Eublepharis macularius isolate TG4126 chromosome 10, MPM_Emac_v1.0, whole genome shotgun sequence:
- the FGB gene encoding fibrinogen beta chain: MMFNKSSIMKLLLLFLLSIVLDKSQCVSDYDEEESTAAPVDAGEGEGVDARGHRPVNRQREPVPTLRPAPPPPSGGIRYRGRPTKAPTRGQVVKQIVYPDSGGCRHASEELGVLCPTGCELQTALVKQERTVKPVVADLDKKIRDLERSSSTFYEFTHQLDQRLAKRQKLIKDNENVISEFNKEIEQHYVFVKENLESNVPSNLKILRSIVDTLHQKLQKLESVVTSQLEGCQTPCTVSCNVPVVSGKECEDIFRKGGETSELYLIQPDPIFKPYKAYCDMTTENGGWTLIQNRQDGTVGFGRTWDSYKKGFGNIAFSGGKNYCDTPGEYWLGNERISQLTKTGPTEVLIELEDWNGDNVKAHYERFSVQGEANKYQLSVSNYRGTAGNALMEGASQLQGVNRTMTVHNGMFFSTFDRDNDRWTTDSRKQCAKEDAGGWWYNRCHSANPNGRYYWNGVYTPDMAKHGTDDGVVWMNFKGSWHSLKKVSMKIRPFFQQ, encoded by the exons ATGATGTTCAACAAAAGCAGTATCATGAAACTACTGTTGCTTTTTCTACTTTCCATTGTCCTAGATAAATCGCAATGTGTTTCGGACTACGATGAGGAG GAATCTACGGCTGCACCAGTG GATGCAGGTGAGGGTGAAGGAGTGGACGCGCGAGGCCACAGGCCAGTCAACAGGCAACGAGAACCAGTTCCAACACTGAGAccagctcctcctccccccagcGGTGGCATTAGGTACCGAGGTCGTCCAACAAAAGCCCCTACCCGAGGTCAAGTTGTAAAGCAGATAGTTTACCCTGATAGTGGAGGCTGCAGACATGCATCAGAGGAACTG ggagtcCTGTGTCCAACTGGATGCGAGCTGCAAACGGCCCTGGTAAAACAGGAAAGAACAGTAAAACCCGTTGTTGCAGATCTAGACAAGAAAATACGTGACTTAGAAAGAAGTTCTTCCACTTTCTATGAATTCACCCACCAACTGGATCAGCGGTTAGCAAAAAGACAGAAGCTAATAAAAG ATAATGAAAATGTAATTTCTGAATTCAACAAGGAGATAGAGCAGCATTATGTTTTTGTCAAAGAGAACTTGGAGAGCAACGTGCCATCTAATTTGAAAATACTTCGTAGTATTGTGGACACTTTGCACCAGAAATTACAGAAACTGGAAAGCGTGGTCACATCCCAGTTGGAAGGATGCCAGACTCCCTGTACAGTTTCATGCAATGTACCAGTGGTCTCTGGCAAAG AGTGTGAAGACATATTTAGGAAAGGAGGTGAAACATCTGAGTTGTACCTTATTCAACCCGATCCTATCTTCAAACCCTACAAAGCTTATTGTGACATGACCACAGAAAATGGAG GCTGGACTCTTATTCAGAACCGCCAGGACGGCACGGTTGGTTTCGGAAGAACATGGGATTCATACAAAAAGGGATTTGGAAATATTGCTTTCAGTGGTGGAAAGAACTATTGTGACACTCCAG GTGAATATTGGCTTGGAAATGAAAGAATCAGCCAGCTAACCAAAACAGGACCTACTGAAGTTTTAATTGAACTGGAAGACTGGAATGGTGATAACGTTAAGGCACATTATGAACGATTCAGTGTGCAAGGGGAAGCAAACAAGTACCAGCTCTCTGTTAGCAACTATAGGGGCACAGCTGGAAATGCTCTTATGGAAGGAGCTTCACAGCTGCAAGGCGTAAACAGAACAATGACAGTCCATAATGGCATGTTCTTCAGCACTTTTGACAGAGACAATGATAGATG GACCACAGACTCCAGAAAACAGTGTGCTAAGGAAGATGCTGGTGGTTGGTGGTACAATCGCTGTCATTCAGCCAATCCAAATGGCAGGTACTACTGGAATGGAGTATATACACCAGATATGGCAAAACATGGAACAGACGATGGAGTTGTATGGATGAACTTTAAAGGGTCCTGGCATTCACTGAAGAAAGTGAGCATGAAGATTCGACCCTTCTTTCAACAATAA